A window from Telopea speciosissima isolate NSW1024214 ecotype Mountain lineage chromosome 8, Tspe_v1, whole genome shotgun sequence encodes these proteins:
- the LOC122638297 gene encoding uncharacterized protein LOC122638297 isoform X1: protein MGFDVMGMGVSIGKGLIFSFRTCYKSVRDHPFYWGLVFFFIFLYRFFPSLFGLLVSFSPVLVCTAALLGTLLSSGNPHIPEIEKDDQRTHEIASLKAAVVENDLVFQRDESLSAEAHVEKRGEVEEKVAEEPMDLDVGIEANISKVDKDVAFSTINDNNLMGKTVKIEEDPKEIPGEVQMIEEEREFHKAELVEKQEFDEEDLLIGGAPGARKDIDGTSSIKLEENETPRRKIDMPGGVFSITQDLSWKHVEGHAESCDSDSDRSESSSPDASMADIMPMLYELHPLLESEPSQPPLISLRNSTAVLESSNRSHDDGSAGSEEEGENQEEEEDDDDDEEEDEEEEEAQGTQGDETKGVVTWTEDDQKNLMDLGTLELERNQRLESLIAKRRAKKLMRMEAEKNLIDLDSNDPPFSIAPISTKRNPFDLPYDSYEAMDLPPIPGSAPSVMLPRRNPFDIPYEPYEEKPNLTENSSQQEFIPFQPKDFQFRRHESFSVGVSVEPKQRRHFSPYFVTERMASEGVEYTMFQRQYSEKSDSKVSSVPETESASSAADQEDHSTLAEQELPQEGDPISHMDHASDHVECGSQSSEVDLVEIDPEEKKAVKVDDIDIKRVNEEQRMMHVDCTSNHVECDSQSSGELDSAEVYPEERRDFDVDGVNMNVVDEETVHEVELQPHQSGYVGSLVEADKSEVHAVDEKCTDSSSSSSEVHEKLFHMETDEGSRDQELKRDDNTEGSNDSNRSSLTESDFNLRNRIMESGDESQTKEPVYDSSPSGIEKTLSNMTSIQEALFYVDKGVVTSTPSIASDLQVDVSEVGSPPVLVHGEDGESVAYGGRSIEISPGNERIWMASSNLCAIDENESRSMPVTEISDHDVIEVGFSGISQNPDDPRVPKAVVGEVSSGSGSSSLETRLGEESRISEDVHFQLKQNQVSFSSSDEDFQQHDANLKVDTLDSSYSNAVSSEDSKSSELEKPISLMEKLTVHPSSDGDHEETQDSSALLVKSIEEGNVQTPEDEDSSSLSMLTVPVPVLPEVFEIKSTTAPTDIKENVLVSIQSGEESPIFENQSDSVKAKGSHVTKEEFSEEAEGIKEIDEAILSELDTVGDFSVKELGLSMDQKEKNLSLEEQESLPELQVLGDRPVEDIEVDSDKLSKLEAVADSPNEYKTRSANVGVKVEVLEVTESTSESQVLEASSLDDANVDFKHIPERVVEKSVVVDLVQSEPLPKETEVEFTEFELTNQDSSEKTIGSELPVVEARSLEDIESAFKELNQGVQETTVTESFYDKPMTVETEIGPTDSGPSESVLDLTATISKLPVLEASLIEDIDMQSNKIHGVQSTISTESFHDKLTGENSEAGLADARPSSGDSSSTVTDSELPVLEAKSVEDIDLALKQLQEGVQNPSTAESFHDEPTGEKIEVGLADSGLSERNTDLISAGSELPVLEASSLEDIDLAFKQLHGGVQAIDSLHDKPTREETEVGVSESGQSDGEATKISSELPVLEAKSVEDIDLAFKQLQGGDLEGTILPKSVDRPPVVESQDVVETHLHLPVDDAKSSEGLEVEVKEMGKVERESYFEESGMPQENSIIAEEASPGDKGTSECPSSSTSAVRHKKAGSHKSSSSSSSSSGSSSSDSE from the exons ATGGGTTTTGATGTAATGGGGATGGGAGTTAGTATTGGGAAAGGTCTGATCTTTTCATTCAGAACTTGTTATAAATCAGTCCGTGATCATCCCTTCTATTGGGGTTTGgtgtttttcttcattttcctgtatagattttttccttctttgttcgGACTGTTGGTCTCTTTTTCCCCTGTTCTTGTTTGCACTGCTGCTCTCCTTGGAACTCTTTTGAGTTCTGGGAATCCACATATCCCTGAAATCGAGAAAGATGACCAGAGGACCCATGAGATTGCTTCTTTGAAAGCTGCAGTTGTTGAAAATGATCTTGTTTTTCAGAGAGATGAGAGCCTTTCTGCAGAAGCCCATGTGGAGAAGAGAGGGGAAGTTGAAGAGAAGGTGGCAGAGGAGCCAATGGATTTGGACGTGGGTATAGAAGCTAATATTAGTAAGGTTGACAAGGACGTGGCTTTCTCAACAATTAATGACAATAATTTGATGGGAAAGACCGTtaagattgaagaagatccaAAAGAAATTCCTGGGGAGGTGCAAATgatcgaggaggagagagagtttcACAAGGCAGAACTGGTCGAGAAGCAAGAATTTGATGAGGAGGACTTACTTATTGGAGGTGCACCTGGTGCCAGAAAAGACATTGATGGTACATCTTCCATCAAACTGGAAGAGAATGAGACTCCCAGAAGGAAGATTGATATGCCTGGTGGTGTGTTTTCCATTACCCAAGATTTGTCTTGGAAACATGTTGAAGGCCATGCTGAGTCTTGTGATTCAGATTCTGATCGTTCAGAGAGTTCATCTCCAGATGCTTCTATGGCTGACATCATGCCAATGCTGTATGAGCTCCATCCACTCTTAGAGTCCGAACCTTCTCAACCTCCTCTTATATCCCTTAGGAACTCTACTGCTGTTTTGGAGAGTTCTAACAGATCCCATGATGATGGCAGTGCTGGATCAGAAGAGGAGGgtgagaaccaagaagaagaagaagatgatgatgatgatgaagaagaagatgaagaagaagaagaagcacagGGTACCCAAGGGGATGAAACTAAAGGTGTTGTCACATGGACAGAAGATGACCAGAAGAATCTCATGGATCTTGGAACTTTGGAACTGGAAAGGAACCAACGGCTGGAGAGTTTAATAGCAAAGCGAAGGGCAAAGAAACTCATGAGGATGGAAGCTGAGAAGAACCTGATAGACTTGGATAGTAATGATCCTCCATTTTCTATTGCTCCTATTTCGACGAAGCGAAACCCTTTCGACCTTCCTTATGATTCCTATGAGGCCATGGATTTACCACCCATTCCTGGTTCTGCTCCCTCAGTCATGTTACCTAGACGAAATCCTTTTGATATTCCCTATGAACCATATGAAGAAAAACCCAATCTCACAGAAAACAGTTCCCAACAAGAGTTCATTCCATTTCAACCGAAGGACTTCCAGTTCAGAAGGCATGAGAGCTTCAGTGTGGGAGTTTCTGTAGAACCTAAGCAAAGGAGACATTTCAGCCCGTATTTCGTTACTGAACGAATGGCTTCGGAGGGGGTAGAATATACCATGTTTCAGAGACAATATAGTGAGAAGAGTGATTCTAAGGTAAGTTCTGTTCCTGAAACAGAATCAGCTTCTTCGGCTGCGGATCAAGAAGATCATAGCACACTTGCTGAGCAAGAATTACCTCAAGAAGGTGACCCGATCTCTCACATGGACCATGCTTCTGATCATGTTGAATGTGGAAGCCAATCTTCCGAAGTAGACTTGGTGGAGATTGATCCTGAAGAGAAGAAAGCTGTTAAAGTTGATGATATTGATATCAAAAGGGTCAATGAGGAACAGAGAATGATGCATGTTGACTGCACTTCTAATCATGTTGAATGTGATAGCCAGTCCTCTGGAGAATTAGATTCAGCAGAGGTTTATCCTGAAGAGAGGAGAGACTTTGATGTTGACGGTGTTAATATGAATGTGGTTGATGAGGAAACTGTCCATGAGGTTGAACTGCAGCCCCACCAGTCAGGATATGTTGGTTCGCTTGTGGAAGCTGACAAAAGTGAGGTTCATGCAGTAGATGAGAAATGCACCGATTCAAGCTCATCATCGTCGGAAGTGCATGAAAAATTATTCCATATGGAAACAGATGAAGGATCAAGGGATCAAGAGCTGAAAAGGGATGATAATACTGAAGGGTCAAATGATTCCAATCGATCATCTCTCACTGAATCTGATTTTAATCTTAGGAACCGGATCATGGAAAGTGGGGATGAGAGTCAAACAAAGGAGCCTGTTTATGATTCAAGCCCCTCAGGGATTGAGAAGACACTCTCTAACATGACATCCATCCAGGAAGCTTTATTTTATGTGGATAAGGGGGTTGTCACCTCTACTCCCTCCATAGCTTCTGACTTGCAAGTAGATGTCTCTGAAGTTGGTTCACCTCCGGTGTTAGTTCATGGAGAAGATGGTGAATCTGTAGCTTATGGTGGGAGGTCAATTGAGATATCTCCTGGCAATGAACGTATTTGgatggcctcatctaacctttgTGCGATTGATGAAAATGAATCGAGGTCAATGCCAGTTACAGAGATTAGTGACCACGATGTTATAGAGGTTGGATTTTCAGGAATTAGCCAGAATCCTGATGATCCTCGTGTTCCAAAAGCAGTAGTTGGGGAAGTTTCAAGTGGCTCAGGTTCATCTTCATTGGAGACTAGATTGGGAGAGGAGAGTCGGATAAGTGAGGATGTACATTTTCAGTTGAAGCAGAATCAGGTCTCTTTTTCAAGTTCTGATGAAGATTTCCAACAGCATGATGCCAATTTGAAGGTGGACACCCTGGATTCCAGTTATTCAAATGCGGTATCATCTGAAGATTCAAAATCTTCTGAATTGGAGAAACCCATATCTTTGATGGAGAAATTGACTGTTCATCCATCTTCTGATGGTGATCATGAAGAAACTCAG GACTCATCTGCTCTTCTGGTAAAGTCCATTGAGGAAGGAAATGTCCAAACACCTGAGGACGAGGATTCATCAAGTTTATCTATGTTGACTGTTCCAGTCCCTGTCCTACCCGAGGTCTTTGAGATCAAGTCTACTACTGCTCCAACTGATATAAAAGAGAATGTTCTTGTAAGTATCCAAAGTGGGGAGGAAAGTCCAATCTTCGAGAACCAAAGTGATTCAGTAAAAGCGAAAGGGTCGCATGTCACTAAGGAAGAATTCAGCGAAGAGGCAGAGGGAATCAAAGAGATCGATGAGGCAATTCTGTCAGAATTGGACACAGTTGGTGATTTCAGTGTCAAAGAGTTGGGATTAAGCATGGAtcagaaagaaaagaacttgAGTTTGGAGGAGCAGGAGAGTCTGCCTGAGCTGCAAGTCCTTGGAGACAGGCCTGTTGAAGATATTGAGGTGGATTCTGACAAGCTAAGCAAACTTGAAGCTGTTGCAGACTCACCAAACGAGTACAAGACTAGGTCTGCCAATGTTGGGGTGAAAGTAGAAGTTCTAGAGGTGACTGAAAGTACTTCAGAGTCACAAGTTCTTGAAGCAAGCTCTCTTGATGATGCCAATGTGGATTTTAAGCATATTCCTGAAAGAGTGGTTGAGAAATCTGTAGTTGTTGATTTAGTCCAGAGTGAGCCATTGCCGAAGGAAACTGAAGTTGAGTTTACTGAGTTTGAGCTAACCAACCAAGATTCAAGTGAAAAAACAATTGGTTCTGAGCTTCCAGTCGTTGAAGCAAGATCGCTTGAAGATATAGAGTCAGCCTTTAAGGAACTCAATCAAGGAGTTCAGGAAACTACTGTTACAGAATCATTCTATGATAAACCAATGACAGTGGAAACTGAAATCGGGCCTACTGATTCTGGGCCATCTGAAAGTGTCTTAGATCTGACTGCGACCATTTCAAAGCTACCAGTTCTTGAAGCAAGTTTAATAGAAGATATTGATATGCAGTCTAATAAAATCCATGGAGTTCAGAGCACGATCAGTACTGAATCTTTCCATGATAAGCTGACAGGGGAGAACAGTGAAGCTGGATTGGCTGACGCTCGGCCATCATCAGGAGACTCAAGTTCAACCGTGACTGATTCAGAG CTACCAGTTCTTGAAGCGAAGTCTGTTGAAG ATATTGATTTGGCTTTAAAGCAACTCCAGGAAGGAGTGCAGAACCCTAGCACTGCTGAATCTTTCCATGATGAACCAACAGGGGAGAAAATTGAAGTTGGGTTGGCTGACTCTGGCCTATCAGAAAGAAACACAGATCTGATTAGTGCTGGTTCAGAGTTACCAGTTCTTGAGGCATCATCTCTTGAAGATATCGATTTGGCTTTCAAGCAACTCCATGGTGGAGTTCAGGCAATTGATTCATTACACGATAAGCCCACACGGGAGGAAACTGAAGTCGGGGTTAGTGAATCTGGGCAATCTGATGGAGAAGCAACTAAGATAAGTTCAGAGCTACCAGTTCTTGAAGCGAAGTCTGTTGAAGATATTGATTTGGCTTTTAAGCAGTTGCAGGGAGGAGATCTTGAGGGAACTATCCTTCCTAAATCAGTTGATAGGCCACCTGTGGTAGAATCCCAAGATGTGGTAGAGACTCATCTACACCTTCCAGTTGATGATGCTAAATCTTCAgaaggtcttgaagttgaagtgAAGGAAATGGGAAAAGTTGAGAGAGAATCATATTTTGAAGAATCTGGGATGCCCCAAGAGAATAGCATAATTGCTGAAGAAGCAAGCCCAGGAGATAAAGGAACATCAGAGTGTCCAAGCTCGAGCACATCAGCTGTGAGACATAAGAAAGCTGGATCTCATAAATCAAGTTCCAGTTCAAGCTCAAGCTCAGGCTCAAGCTCAAGTGATTCTGAATGA
- the LOC122638297 gene encoding uncharacterized protein LOC122638297 isoform X2, with protein sequence MGFDVMGMGVSIGKGLIFSFRTCYKSVRDHPFYWGLVFFFIFLYRFFPSLFGLLVSFSPVLVCTAALLGTLLSSGNPHIPEIEKDDQRTHEIASLKAAVVENDLVFQRDESLSAEAHVEKRGEVEEKVAEEPMDLDVGIEANISKVDKDVAFSTINDNNLMGKTVKIEEDPKEIPGEVQMIEEEREFHKAELVEKQEFDEEDLLIGGAPGARKDIDGTSSIKLEENETPRRKIDMPGGVFSITQDLSWKHVEGHAESCDSDSDRSESSSPDASMADIMPMLYELHPLLESEPSQPPLISLRNSTAVLESSNRSHDDGSAGSEEEGENQEEEEEEEEAQGTQGDETKGVVTWTEDDQKNLMDLGTLELERNQRLESLIAKRRAKKLMRMEAEKNLIDLDSNDPPFSIAPISTKRNPFDLPYDSYEAMDLPPIPGSAPSVMLPRRNPFDIPYEPYEEKPNLTENSSQQEFIPFQPKDFQFRRHESFSVGVSVEPKQRRHFSPYFVTERMASEGVEYTMFQRQYSEKSDSKVSSVPETESASSAADQEDHSTLAEQELPQEGDPISHMDHASDHVECGSQSSEVDLVEIDPEEKKAVKVDDIDIKRVNEEQRMMHVDCTSNHVECDSQSSGELDSAEVYPEERRDFDVDGVNMNVVDEETVHEVELQPHQSGYVGSLVEADKSEVHAVDEKCTDSSSSSSEVHEKLFHMETDEGSRDQELKRDDNTEGSNDSNRSSLTESDFNLRNRIMESGDESQTKEPVYDSSPSGIEKTLSNMTSIQEALFYVDKGVVTSTPSIASDLQVDVSEVGSPPVLVHGEDGESVAYGGRSIEISPGNERIWMASSNLCAIDENESRSMPVTEISDHDVIEVGFSGISQNPDDPRVPKAVVGEVSSGSGSSSLETRLGEESRISEDVHFQLKQNQVSFSSSDEDFQQHDANLKVDTLDSSYSNAVSSEDSKSSELEKPISLMEKLTVHPSSDGDHEETQDSSALLVKSIEEGNVQTPEDEDSSSLSMLTVPVPVLPEVFEIKSTTAPTDIKENVLVSIQSGEESPIFENQSDSVKAKGSHVTKEEFSEEAEGIKEIDEAILSELDTVGDFSVKELGLSMDQKEKNLSLEEQESLPELQVLGDRPVEDIEVDSDKLSKLEAVADSPNEYKTRSANVGVKVEVLEVTESTSESQVLEASSLDDANVDFKHIPERVVEKSVVVDLVQSEPLPKETEVEFTEFELTNQDSSEKTIGSELPVVEARSLEDIESAFKELNQGVQETTVTESFYDKPMTVETEIGPTDSGPSESVLDLTATISKLPVLEASLIEDIDMQSNKIHGVQSTISTESFHDKLTGENSEAGLADARPSSGDSSSTVTDSELPVLEAKSVEDIDLALKQLQEGVQNPSTAESFHDEPTGEKIEVGLADSGLSERNTDLISAGSELPVLEASSLEDIDLAFKQLHGGVQAIDSLHDKPTREETEVGVSESGQSDGEATKISSELPVLEAKSVEDIDLAFKQLQGGDLEGTILPKSVDRPPVVESQDVVETHLHLPVDDAKSSEGLEVEVKEMGKVERESYFEESGMPQENSIIAEEASPGDKGTSECPSSSTSAVRHKKAGSHKSSSSSSSSSGSSSSDSE encoded by the exons ATGGGTTTTGATGTAATGGGGATGGGAGTTAGTATTGGGAAAGGTCTGATCTTTTCATTCAGAACTTGTTATAAATCAGTCCGTGATCATCCCTTCTATTGGGGTTTGgtgtttttcttcattttcctgtatagattttttccttctttgttcgGACTGTTGGTCTCTTTTTCCCCTGTTCTTGTTTGCACTGCTGCTCTCCTTGGAACTCTTTTGAGTTCTGGGAATCCACATATCCCTGAAATCGAGAAAGATGACCAGAGGACCCATGAGATTGCTTCTTTGAAAGCTGCAGTTGTTGAAAATGATCTTGTTTTTCAGAGAGATGAGAGCCTTTCTGCAGAAGCCCATGTGGAGAAGAGAGGGGAAGTTGAAGAGAAGGTGGCAGAGGAGCCAATGGATTTGGACGTGGGTATAGAAGCTAATATTAGTAAGGTTGACAAGGACGTGGCTTTCTCAACAATTAATGACAATAATTTGATGGGAAAGACCGTtaagattgaagaagatccaAAAGAAATTCCTGGGGAGGTGCAAATgatcgaggaggagagagagtttcACAAGGCAGAACTGGTCGAGAAGCAAGAATTTGATGAGGAGGACTTACTTATTGGAGGTGCACCTGGTGCCAGAAAAGACATTGATGGTACATCTTCCATCAAACTGGAAGAGAATGAGACTCCCAGAAGGAAGATTGATATGCCTGGTGGTGTGTTTTCCATTACCCAAGATTTGTCTTGGAAACATGTTGAAGGCCATGCTGAGTCTTGTGATTCAGATTCTGATCGTTCAGAGAGTTCATCTCCAGATGCTTCTATGGCTGACATCATGCCAATGCTGTATGAGCTCCATCCACTCTTAGAGTCCGAACCTTCTCAACCTCCTCTTATATCCCTTAGGAACTCTACTGCTGTTTTGGAGAGTTCTAACAGATCCCATGATGATGGCAGTGCTGGATCAGAAGAGGAGGgtgagaaccaagaagaagaa gaagaagaagaagaagcacagGGTACCCAAGGGGATGAAACTAAAGGTGTTGTCACATGGACAGAAGATGACCAGAAGAATCTCATGGATCTTGGAACTTTGGAACTGGAAAGGAACCAACGGCTGGAGAGTTTAATAGCAAAGCGAAGGGCAAAGAAACTCATGAGGATGGAAGCTGAGAAGAACCTGATAGACTTGGATAGTAATGATCCTCCATTTTCTATTGCTCCTATTTCGACGAAGCGAAACCCTTTCGACCTTCCTTATGATTCCTATGAGGCCATGGATTTACCACCCATTCCTGGTTCTGCTCCCTCAGTCATGTTACCTAGACGAAATCCTTTTGATATTCCCTATGAACCATATGAAGAAAAACCCAATCTCACAGAAAACAGTTCCCAACAAGAGTTCATTCCATTTCAACCGAAGGACTTCCAGTTCAGAAGGCATGAGAGCTTCAGTGTGGGAGTTTCTGTAGAACCTAAGCAAAGGAGACATTTCAGCCCGTATTTCGTTACTGAACGAATGGCTTCGGAGGGGGTAGAATATACCATGTTTCAGAGACAATATAGTGAGAAGAGTGATTCTAAGGTAAGTTCTGTTCCTGAAACAGAATCAGCTTCTTCGGCTGCGGATCAAGAAGATCATAGCACACTTGCTGAGCAAGAATTACCTCAAGAAGGTGACCCGATCTCTCACATGGACCATGCTTCTGATCATGTTGAATGTGGAAGCCAATCTTCCGAAGTAGACTTGGTGGAGATTGATCCTGAAGAGAAGAAAGCTGTTAAAGTTGATGATATTGATATCAAAAGGGTCAATGAGGAACAGAGAATGATGCATGTTGACTGCACTTCTAATCATGTTGAATGTGATAGCCAGTCCTCTGGAGAATTAGATTCAGCAGAGGTTTATCCTGAAGAGAGGAGAGACTTTGATGTTGACGGTGTTAATATGAATGTGGTTGATGAGGAAACTGTCCATGAGGTTGAACTGCAGCCCCACCAGTCAGGATATGTTGGTTCGCTTGTGGAAGCTGACAAAAGTGAGGTTCATGCAGTAGATGAGAAATGCACCGATTCAAGCTCATCATCGTCGGAAGTGCATGAAAAATTATTCCATATGGAAACAGATGAAGGATCAAGGGATCAAGAGCTGAAAAGGGATGATAATACTGAAGGGTCAAATGATTCCAATCGATCATCTCTCACTGAATCTGATTTTAATCTTAGGAACCGGATCATGGAAAGTGGGGATGAGAGTCAAACAAAGGAGCCTGTTTATGATTCAAGCCCCTCAGGGATTGAGAAGACACTCTCTAACATGACATCCATCCAGGAAGCTTTATTTTATGTGGATAAGGGGGTTGTCACCTCTACTCCCTCCATAGCTTCTGACTTGCAAGTAGATGTCTCTGAAGTTGGTTCACCTCCGGTGTTAGTTCATGGAGAAGATGGTGAATCTGTAGCTTATGGTGGGAGGTCAATTGAGATATCTCCTGGCAATGAACGTATTTGgatggcctcatctaacctttgTGCGATTGATGAAAATGAATCGAGGTCAATGCCAGTTACAGAGATTAGTGACCACGATGTTATAGAGGTTGGATTTTCAGGAATTAGCCAGAATCCTGATGATCCTCGTGTTCCAAAAGCAGTAGTTGGGGAAGTTTCAAGTGGCTCAGGTTCATCTTCATTGGAGACTAGATTGGGAGAGGAGAGTCGGATAAGTGAGGATGTACATTTTCAGTTGAAGCAGAATCAGGTCTCTTTTTCAAGTTCTGATGAAGATTTCCAACAGCATGATGCCAATTTGAAGGTGGACACCCTGGATTCCAGTTATTCAAATGCGGTATCATCTGAAGATTCAAAATCTTCTGAATTGGAGAAACCCATATCTTTGATGGAGAAATTGACTGTTCATCCATCTTCTGATGGTGATCATGAAGAAACTCAG GACTCATCTGCTCTTCTGGTAAAGTCCATTGAGGAAGGAAATGTCCAAACACCTGAGGACGAGGATTCATCAAGTTTATCTATGTTGACTGTTCCAGTCCCTGTCCTACCCGAGGTCTTTGAGATCAAGTCTACTACTGCTCCAACTGATATAAAAGAGAATGTTCTTGTAAGTATCCAAAGTGGGGAGGAAAGTCCAATCTTCGAGAACCAAAGTGATTCAGTAAAAGCGAAAGGGTCGCATGTCACTAAGGAAGAATTCAGCGAAGAGGCAGAGGGAATCAAAGAGATCGATGAGGCAATTCTGTCAGAATTGGACACAGTTGGTGATTTCAGTGTCAAAGAGTTGGGATTAAGCATGGAtcagaaagaaaagaacttgAGTTTGGAGGAGCAGGAGAGTCTGCCTGAGCTGCAAGTCCTTGGAGACAGGCCTGTTGAAGATATTGAGGTGGATTCTGACAAGCTAAGCAAACTTGAAGCTGTTGCAGACTCACCAAACGAGTACAAGACTAGGTCTGCCAATGTTGGGGTGAAAGTAGAAGTTCTAGAGGTGACTGAAAGTACTTCAGAGTCACAAGTTCTTGAAGCAAGCTCTCTTGATGATGCCAATGTGGATTTTAAGCATATTCCTGAAAGAGTGGTTGAGAAATCTGTAGTTGTTGATTTAGTCCAGAGTGAGCCATTGCCGAAGGAAACTGAAGTTGAGTTTACTGAGTTTGAGCTAACCAACCAAGATTCAAGTGAAAAAACAATTGGTTCTGAGCTTCCAGTCGTTGAAGCAAGATCGCTTGAAGATATAGAGTCAGCCTTTAAGGAACTCAATCAAGGAGTTCAGGAAACTACTGTTACAGAATCATTCTATGATAAACCAATGACAGTGGAAACTGAAATCGGGCCTACTGATTCTGGGCCATCTGAAAGTGTCTTAGATCTGACTGCGACCATTTCAAAGCTACCAGTTCTTGAAGCAAGTTTAATAGAAGATATTGATATGCAGTCTAATAAAATCCATGGAGTTCAGAGCACGATCAGTACTGAATCTTTCCATGATAAGCTGACAGGGGAGAACAGTGAAGCTGGATTGGCTGACGCTCGGCCATCATCAGGAGACTCAAGTTCAACCGTGACTGATTCAGAG CTACCAGTTCTTGAAGCGAAGTCTGTTGAAG ATATTGATTTGGCTTTAAAGCAACTCCAGGAAGGAGTGCAGAACCCTAGCACTGCTGAATCTTTCCATGATGAACCAACAGGGGAGAAAATTGAAGTTGGGTTGGCTGACTCTGGCCTATCAGAAAGAAACACAGATCTGATTAGTGCTGGTTCAGAGTTACCAGTTCTTGAGGCATCATCTCTTGAAGATATCGATTTGGCTTTCAAGCAACTCCATGGTGGAGTTCAGGCAATTGATTCATTACACGATAAGCCCACACGGGAGGAAACTGAAGTCGGGGTTAGTGAATCTGGGCAATCTGATGGAGAAGCAACTAAGATAAGTTCAGAGCTACCAGTTCTTGAAGCGAAGTCTGTTGAAGATATTGATTTGGCTTTTAAGCAGTTGCAGGGAGGAGATCTTGAGGGAACTATCCTTCCTAAATCAGTTGATAGGCCACCTGTGGTAGAATCCCAAGATGTGGTAGAGACTCATCTACACCTTCCAGTTGATGATGCTAAATCTTCAgaaggtcttgaagttgaagtgAAGGAAATGGGAAAAGTTGAGAGAGAATCATATTTTGAAGAATCTGGGATGCCCCAAGAGAATAGCATAATTGCTGAAGAAGCAAGCCCAGGAGATAAAGGAACATCAGAGTGTCCAAGCTCGAGCACATCAGCTGTGAGACATAAGAAAGCTGGATCTCATAAATCAAGTTCCAGTTCAAGCTCAAGCTCAGGCTCAAGCTCAAGTGATTCTGAATGA